In a genomic window of Flammeovirga agarivorans:
- a CDS encoding FAD-binding and (Fe-S)-binding domain-containing protein, with protein MTAKVNISNRHLQKLNMALKGQLHFDDVMKTLYATDASAYREMPLAVAFPQDEEDIKTLIQFANENNTSLIPRTAGTSLAGQVVGHGIVVDVSRTFTNILEVNKEEGWVRLQPGVIRDELNKHLKDYDLFFGPETSTANRAMVGGMVGNNSCGSNSVKYGSARDHLLEVRGFLSDGSEAVFKEVTLEEFEAKTKLDTLEGRLYKDVQEMLAPADVREEIAKEFPKPSIPRRNTGYAIDLLARMQPFDPNGKPFNFCELIAGSEGTLIFITEIKLHCNPTPPKYKGVLCAQFDSIDESLKANLISLKFDPTAVELMDKYVLDCTKNSIEHSKNRFFLDGDPAAVLVTEISRDSEEEMRKVAKELEEAFKAAGMGHYYKLVEGSDVKRVWDLRKAGLGLLSNVPGDPKAAPVIEDTAVDVEDLPAFIAEFNKTLDKYNLTCVHYAHAGSGELHLRPILDLKVEEGNKMFKTIAEEIAKLVKKYRGSLSGEHGDGRLRGEFIEFMVGEKNFKLIERVKRSWDNDNIFNPNKIVDTPPMNESLRFMPGIETPEIKTTLDFSYEQGIIRAAEFCNGAGACRKTEKTGGTMCPSYMATRNEKNTTRARANILREYLRAPYEINRFNHDEIYEVMDLCLSCKGCKSECPSNVDIAKLKAEFLHQYYQANGAPLRAKLIANFPNLTQLAMLTPGLFNLMISNPLTGSIFKSITGFAQERSVPKVHKFTFKSWLKKRTQKKSEKKMVYIFCDEFTNFNDTEIGLKTIELLEKLGYEVHWQPHVDSGRTYISKGFLTEAKDLACKNIEMLKDYITEETPLIGIEPSTIMTFRDEYPSIVHAHQKDDAKNLAENALMIDEFIAREMKAGRITADQFTEEEKLIKLHTHCQQKATGTQVTGKQMLSLPKNYKVQIIPSGCCGMAGSFGYEKEHYEISMQVGELVLFPTVRQQPEDVIIAAAGTSCRHQIKDGTERTALHPVEILLDAIK; from the coding sequence ATGACAGCAAAAGTGAATATTAGCAACAGACATCTTCAAAAATTGAATATGGCTCTAAAAGGTCAACTACATTTTGATGATGTGATGAAGACATTATATGCTACGGATGCCTCTGCTTACAGAGAGATGCCTTTGGCTGTCGCATTTCCTCAAGACGAAGAGGACATTAAAACACTAATTCAGTTTGCCAACGAGAATAATACTTCATTAATCCCTAGAACAGCAGGTACTTCTCTTGCTGGTCAGGTAGTGGGACATGGTATTGTTGTTGACGTATCGAGAACATTTACCAACATTCTTGAAGTAAATAAAGAAGAAGGCTGGGTAAGGTTACAGCCAGGTGTGATTAGAGATGAGTTAAACAAACATCTTAAAGACTATGATTTATTCTTCGGACCAGAAACATCTACTGCCAATAGAGCAATGGTAGGTGGTATGGTTGGAAATAACTCATGTGGATCTAACTCTGTAAAGTACGGAAGTGCCAGAGATCACTTATTAGAAGTTCGAGGCTTTTTAAGTGATGGTTCAGAAGCTGTCTTTAAAGAAGTGACTCTAGAAGAGTTTGAAGCTAAAACCAAATTAGATACTCTTGAAGGACGTCTTTATAAAGATGTACAGGAGATGCTTGCTCCTGCCGACGTAAGAGAAGAAATCGCAAAAGAATTTCCAAAACCTTCAATTCCAAGAAGAAATACAGGATATGCCATAGATCTATTAGCAAGAATGCAACCTTTCGATCCGAATGGCAAGCCTTTTAACTTCTGCGAATTGATTGCTGGGTCAGAAGGAACTTTAATATTCATTACTGAAATTAAGCTTCACTGTAACCCAACACCACCAAAATATAAAGGTGTACTTTGTGCACAATTTGATTCAATTGACGAATCATTAAAAGCCAACCTTATTTCACTAAAATTTGACCCAACAGCGGTCGAATTGATGGATAAATATGTTCTTGATTGTACAAAAAACAGTATCGAGCATAGTAAAAATCGTTTTTTCTTAGACGGTGATCCTGCAGCAGTATTGGTAACTGAAATCTCAAGAGACTCTGAAGAGGAAATGAGAAAAGTCGCCAAAGAACTGGAAGAAGCTTTTAAAGCAGCAGGTATGGGACATTACTACAAATTAGTAGAAGGTAGTGATGTTAAAAGAGTATGGGACCTAAGAAAAGCTGGGCTTGGTTTATTATCAAATGTACCCGGTGATCCTAAAGCAGCTCCTGTAATTGAAGATACTGCTGTAGATGTAGAGGACTTACCTGCGTTTATTGCCGAATTCAATAAAACTTTAGATAAATATAACCTGACTTGTGTGCATTATGCACATGCTGGTTCTGGAGAATTACACCTTCGCCCTATTCTTGACTTGAAAGTAGAAGAAGGGAATAAAATGTTTAAAACCATTGCCGAAGAGATTGCAAAACTTGTTAAGAAATACAGAGGTTCTCTTAGCGGTGAGCATGGCGATGGTCGTTTGAGAGGTGAGTTCATTGAATTCATGGTAGGAGAAAAGAACTTTAAACTTATTGAAAGAGTGAAACGTTCTTGGGATAATGACAATATTTTCAATCCTAATAAAATTGTCGATACTCCTCCTATGAATGAGAGTCTTCGTTTTATGCCTGGTATCGAAACACCAGAAATTAAAACAACACTAGACTTTTCATACGAACAAGGCATTATTAGAGCCGCTGAGTTCTGTAATGGTGCTGGAGCTTGCCGTAAAACAGAAAAAACTGGTGGTACCATGTGCCCTTCGTACATGGCTACTAGAAATGAAAAGAATACAACAAGAGCAAGAGCCAATATATTAAGAGAATACTTAAGAGCTCCTTATGAAATCAATCGTTTCAACCACGATGAAATTTATGAGGTGATGGACCTTTGCTTATCTTGTAAAGGCTGTAAATCTGAGTGTCCTTCAAATGTAGATATTGCAAAATTGAAGGCAGAGTTCTTACATCAATATTACCAAGCAAACGGTGCTCCTTTAAGAGCTAAATTGATTGCTAATTTCCCTAATTTGACACAATTAGCAATGCTTACTCCTGGTTTATTTAATCTTATGATTAGTAATCCACTTACAGGAAGTATTTTCAAATCAATCACTGGTTTTGCTCAGGAACGTTCTGTTCCAAAAGTTCATAAATTCACTTTCAAAAGCTGGTTGAAGAAAAGAACTCAAAAGAAATCTGAGAAGAAAATGGTTTACATTTTCTGTGATGAGTTTACTAACTTCAACGATACAGAAATTGGATTGAAAACAATTGAGCTGTTAGAAAAGCTTGGATACGAAGTACACTGGCAACCACATGTTGATAGTGGTAGAACATATATCTCAAAAGGATTCCTTACAGAAGCTAAAGATTTAGCTTGTAAAAATATCGAGATGCTAAAAGACTACATCACAGAAGAGACACCACTTATTGGTATCGAACCTTCTACGATTATGACTTTTAGAGATGAATATCCTTCGATTGTTCATGCTCATCAAAAAGATGATGCTAAGAATTTAGCTGAAAACGCATTAATGATCGATGAGTTTATTGCTAGAGAAATGAAAGCAGGAAGAATCACTGCAGACCAGTTTACAGAGGAGGAAAAGTTGATTAAGCTACATACTCACTGTCAACAAAAAGCAACAGGTACTCAGGTAACAGGAAAGCAAATGTTGAGCTTACCAAAGAATTACAAAGTTCAGATTATTCCGTCTGGATGTTGTGGTATGGCGGGATCTTTTGGTTACGAAAAAGAGCACTACGAAATCTCTATGCAAGTAGGTGAATTGGTATTGTTCCCAACTGTAAGACAGCAACCTGAAGACGTAATCATTGCAGCTGCAGGTACAAGTTGTAGACACCAAATCAAGGATGGTACAGAAAGAACGGCACTGCACCCAGTAGAAATCCTTCTAGACGCAATAAAATAA
- a CDS encoding hydrogen peroxide-inducible genes activator, whose translation MTITQIEYIIAVDQYQSFSAAADACFVTQPTLSMQIKKLEETLDVVIFDRGKQPIIPTEIGKKIIEQGKIVLAESKKIDDIILQHKGEISGELKLGVIPTLAPYLLPLFVGEISRKFPNLQLTVKELQSEEIIHQLNKDLIDVGLLVTPINEAGISERPLFYEEIMVYTNPTYKFENQLEVSLNDVASPDIWLLSAGHCFRDQMINLCSYQRTNKMNSSLPISYESGSLETLIRLVDREGGFTLLPELATDLLPEDAKDQIRTFAEERPMREVSLIHARNFAKASLIDALETSIKDSVPQEMLTRNRGTVVEWR comes from the coding sequence ATGACTATCACACAAATAGAATATATTATTGCTGTAGATCAATATCAAAGTTTTTCTGCAGCTGCCGATGCTTGTTTTGTCACTCAACCAACACTGAGTATGCAAATTAAGAAGCTCGAAGAAACCTTAGATGTAGTTATTTTTGATAGAGGAAAGCAACCTATTATTCCCACAGAAATTGGTAAAAAAATAATTGAACAAGGAAAGATAGTATTAGCTGAATCCAAAAAGATTGATGATATCATTTTACAACATAAAGGGGAAATAAGTGGTGAACTTAAACTAGGAGTAATTCCTACGTTGGCTCCATACCTCCTACCGTTATTTGTTGGTGAAATCTCAAGGAAGTTCCCAAATCTTCAGCTTACTGTAAAAGAATTACAATCTGAAGAGATTATCCATCAGTTGAATAAAGACCTAATTGATGTCGGATTGTTAGTGACTCCAATTAATGAAGCTGGAATTTCGGAGCGTCCTTTATTCTATGAAGAGATTATGGTGTATACCAATCCCACCTATAAATTTGAAAATCAATTAGAAGTAAGTCTTAATGATGTTGCTTCTCCCGATATATGGTTATTGAGCGCTGGGCATTGCTTTAGAGATCAAATGATTAACCTTTGCTCTTACCAAAGGACAAATAAGATGAATAGTAGTTTACCTATTTCGTATGAAAGTGGTTCGCTTGAAACGCTCATTCGCCTAGTTGACCGAGAAGGTGGCTTTACGTTACTACCAGAACTAGCTACAGACCTTCTTCCCGAAGATGCAAAAGATCAAATAAGAACTTTCGCAGAAGAAAGGCCAATGAGAGAAGTGAGTTTAATCCATGCAAGAAATTTTGCAAAGGCAAGCTTAATTGATGCATTAGAAACAAGTATTAAAGATAGCGTACCTCAAGAAATGTTGACAAGAAACAGAGGTACTGTTGTAGAATGGAGATAA
- a CDS encoding 6-pyruvoyl trahydropterin synthase family protein, with product MKVTVSRTAHFNAAHRLHNPNLSAEENAKIFGKCNNPYYHGHNYNLTVKVTGEIDPITGYVIDMKVLRDIIQEHVLDKFDHKNLNEELDEFSSINPTAENICVVIWKILKDQLEDKFDLKVILYETERNFVEYPSI from the coding sequence ATGAAAGTAACAGTATCAAGAACGGCACATTTTAATGCGGCACATCGTCTTCATAACCCGAATTTATCTGCAGAAGAAAATGCAAAGATCTTCGGTAAATGTAATAACCCGTATTATCATGGTCATAATTATAACCTCACCGTAAAAGTAACGGGAGAGATTGACCCTATCACAGGATATGTAATTGATATGAAAGTTCTTAGAGACATTATTCAAGAACATGTTTTGGATAAATTTGATCATAAAAATTTAAACGAAGAGTTGGACGAGTTTTCTTCAATTAATCCAACAGCAGAAAATATTTGTGTTGTGATTTGGAAGATCTTGAAAGATCAGCTTGAAGATAAATTTGACCTAAAAGTAATTTTATATGAAACAGAACGGAACTTCGTTGAATACCCTTCAATCTGA
- the folE gene encoding GTP cyclohydrolase I FolE gives MKQNGTSLNTLQSDLIERNGIETYRESDIDEIGDNHIGTSYDTPMKKDAFELSDEEKIKKISSHFKEIMDVLGLDLTDDSLRGTPNRVAKMYVKEIFSGLNPENRPDIKLFDNKYKYDEMLIEKNIHFYSNCEHHFVPIIGFAHVAYISNGKVIGLSKINRIVQHYAKRPQVQERLTVQIAEDLKKTLGTEDVAVLIDAKHLCVSMRGIEDTYSATVTSHFSGKFKEEATRKEFLSLVPKSSE, from the coding sequence ATGAAACAGAACGGAACTTCGTTGAATACCCTTCAATCTGATTTGATTGAAAGAAATGGTATTGAGACATATAGAGAATCAGATATAGATGAAATTGGGGATAATCACATAGGAACGTCTTATGATACTCCTATGAAGAAAGACGCTTTTGAATTATCTGATGAAGAGAAGATCAAGAAAATTTCTTCTCACTTTAAGGAAATTATGGACGTTTTGGGACTAGACTTAACTGACGACAGTTTAAGAGGAACTCCAAATCGTGTAGCAAAAATGTATGTAAAAGAAATTTTCAGTGGTTTAAACCCTGAGAATAGACCAGATATTAAGTTATTCGATAATAAGTACAAGTACGATGAAATGTTAATTGAAAAGAACATTCATTTTTACTCTAACTGTGAGCATCACTTTGTACCTATTATTGGTTTTGCACATGTTGCTTATATCTCTAATGGTAAGGTAATCGGATTATCGAAAATCAATAGAATAGTGCAGCATTATGCTAAAAGACCTCAAGTACAAGAGCGTTTGACAGTACAAATTGCTGAAGACTTGAAGAAAACTTTAGGAACAGAAGATGTTGCTGTACTTATTGATGCAAAACACTTATGTGTATCTATGAGAGGTATTGAAGATACTTACAGTGCAACTGTTACTTCTCATTTTTCTGGTAAGTTTAAGGAAGAAGCAACTCGCAAAGAGTTCTTAAGCCTTGTTCCGAAATCATCAGAATAA
- a CDS encoding alpha/beta fold hydrolase, which produces MKDPFADRPKKTGQGYIEREGEKIYYESVGEGTPIIFGHGLGGSHAIFFQQVPQLAKKYRVITFDQRGFGNSTNQHLKHSPHTAAEDMKAIMDHLDVKKAHLVGQSMGGWCMIDFAMNYPERALSIVFSNSLAGIYQEDIKHFYEIPAPRPPVSSLPLGKHFGLADGFYERKPEIAYLYLQIGTMCPPAPSDMRKMIRETFYSVDQVNALNEKVPMLFCTGSEDITFPPEWIKKIHSLITKSELKVFEGTAHSPYYELPEEYNETIKKFCK; this is translated from the coding sequence ATGAAAGACCCATTTGCTGATCGCCCAAAAAAAACCGGACAAGGTTATATTGAAAGAGAGGGTGAAAAGATCTATTACGAAAGTGTTGGTGAAGGTACACCCATAATTTTTGGTCATGGATTAGGTGGAAGCCATGCCATATTTTTCCAACAAGTTCCCCAATTAGCGAAAAAGTACAGAGTGATAACTTTTGATCAAAGAGGATTTGGAAACTCTACCAATCAGCACCTAAAACATTCTCCTCATACAGCTGCTGAAGACATGAAAGCTATTATGGATCACCTAGATGTAAAAAAAGCTCATTTAGTTGGTCAGTCTATGGGAGGTTGGTGCATGATCGATTTTGCCATGAATTATCCAGAAAGAGCACTATCTATTGTATTTAGTAATTCTTTAGCGGGCATTTATCAGGAAGATATCAAACACTTTTATGAAATTCCTGCTCCTAGACCACCTGTATCAAGTTTACCCTTAGGTAAACACTTTGGTTTAGCAGACGGGTTCTATGAGCGGAAACCTGAAATCGCCTATTTATACCTTCAAATTGGAACAATGTGTCCACCTGCTCCATCCGATATGCGCAAAATGATTAGAGAAACTTTCTATTCTGTAGATCAAGTAAATGCGTTAAATGAGAAAGTGCCGATGCTTTTTTGTACAGGATCAGAAGATATTACTTTCCCTCCGGAATGGATCAAGAAAATCCATTCACTGATCACAAAATCAGAATTAAAGGTATTTGAGGGTACAGCACATTCTCCTTATTACGAGTTACCGGAAGAATATAATGAAACCATAAAAAAATTCTGTAAGTAA
- the dcuC gene encoding C4-dicarboxylate transporter DcuC has protein sequence MIFISVLITLVMIGGVAYLLTNKYNPQAVLLFSGLLMMVFALLLGLNLPTMKQNTGLPFFDLFAMTKEVLADKGAKVGLMIMTIGGFVAYMRHIGASDALVYVCIKPLKLMRKTPYFAASCVIPIGQFLFMCTPSATGLGLLLMASIYPVLVRLGISKVSAVSVITACTVFDMGPASANTAQASHQVEMEAVQYFLHHQLPLTIPMTIILMIVYFFINRFYDTKQGLRDEVELVDGEDFTVSAPLYYAFLPVMPLVLLMIFSPTFKLFDPPITLDTTTAMLICTITGMSLELIRKKNLKDIMGSMKIFWEGMGKVFASVVTLIVCAQMFSKGLISLGFIDNLVNASQSLGLGFEGVSILMTVMIFLASMLMGSGNASFFSFGPLVPHIAAQLGGNKVGMILSMQLASSMGRATSPIAGVIIATSELAGISSFDLAKRNLIPLVVGLISMFILKTVF, from the coding sequence ATGATATTCATAAGCGTCCTCATCACATTAGTAATGATAGGAGGGGTGGCGTATTTACTCACCAACAAATATAACCCACAAGCAGTATTGCTATTTAGTGGTTTATTAATGATGGTGTTTGCCCTATTGTTGGGATTGAATTTACCCACAATGAAACAAAATACGGGGCTTCCTTTCTTTGATCTTTTTGCGATGACCAAAGAGGTTTTAGCAGATAAAGGAGCAAAAGTAGGTTTAATGATCATGACCATAGGTGGTTTTGTTGCCTACATGCGACATATTGGTGCTAGTGATGCATTGGTATATGTCTGTATCAAGCCATTAAAATTGATGCGTAAAACTCCCTATTTCGCAGCTTCTTGCGTTATTCCAATTGGACAATTTTTATTTATGTGTACCCCTTCTGCAACAGGGCTAGGGTTACTATTAATGGCTTCAATTTATCCTGTTTTGGTCAGATTGGGTATTAGTAAAGTATCTGCAGTATCTGTGATAACAGCTTGCACTGTTTTTGATATGGGGCCTGCATCCGCAAATACTGCTCAGGCTTCTCATCAGGTAGAAATGGAGGCAGTACAGTATTTTCTTCATCATCAATTACCTCTTACCATTCCCATGACTATCATTTTGATGATCGTATATTTCTTTATCAACAGGTTTTATGATACTAAACAAGGACTTAGAGATGAAGTAGAATTGGTAGACGGGGAAGACTTTACAGTAAGTGCTCCTTTATATTATGCCTTTTTACCTGTGATGCCTTTGGTGTTATTGATGATTTTTTCTCCAACATTCAAATTATTTGATCCACCTATCACTCTGGATACCACAACTGCAATGTTGATTTGTACCATAACAGGTATGTCTTTAGAGTTAATCAGAAAAAAAAACTTGAAAGATATTATGGGATCAATGAAAATATTTTGGGAAGGAATGGGAAAAGTCTTTGCAAGTGTTGTGACATTGATTGTCTGTGCACAAATGTTTTCAAAAGGTCTCATTTCATTGGGATTTATCGACAATCTTGTGAATGCCTCTCAGAGTTTGGGTTTGGGGTTTGAAGGTGTCTCTATATTAATGACAGTAATGATTTTTCTAGCTTCTATGTTAATGGGTAGTGGAAATGCATCTTTCTTCTCCTTTGGTCCATTAGTTCCTCATATCGCAGCACAACTTGGTGGCAATAAAGTAGGTATGATCCTATCTATGCAACTAGCATCTAGTATGGGACGAGCTACTTCTCCTATTGCAGGAGTAATCATTGCCACTTCTGAACTTGCAGGAATTTCCTCATTCGATTTAGCAAAAAGAAATCTTATTCCACTTGTTGTGGGGTTGATTTCAATGTTCATACTTAAAACCGTCTTCTAA
- a CDS encoding porin, with protein MRKTITTLLCILTLCFYGHQIKAQEKSSSPPFYIQDYQLGKGIRFSGPNGGYFMKIRSYVQSFAEVRTTNNWDDPEARFRVRRARFDVEGKSAKEKFSYRLRVDFAIPNNTDGDDLYSGTLLDAFITYRPTKNWKFTFGQRSTMTDNREMRIPSDQLQLVERSRVTSAFAAVRDFGLFIEGKERLGSWYVKPGVAITAGDGQNAFKNRGGLKYGGRIDFLPFGLFRNMGEFSEVDFARQLTPKLIFGAAYSYNVGISSRRGRGSGDIIYLGSDGVTEELPDYGKLCTDFMFKYQGWTVLGEFTWAYANVNSPDIFYRVRNDGSTANLRSDDGLNNASIIDYVAGRMMVGRGYNIQGGYLFKSGYSIDGRFTYLDPDNNSFLNNEQFYNRDKYYTLGFAKYLMSDAAKVQLSFTYVDALPGSKGSDGEVINADAELLGRLMFQVSF; from the coding sequence ATGAGAAAGACAATTACTACACTATTATGCATTCTTACTTTGTGTTTTTATGGGCATCAAATAAAAGCACAAGAGAAATCGTCTAGTCCTCCTTTTTATATCCAAGATTATCAGTTGGGTAAAGGAATACGTTTTTCAGGGCCCAATGGAGGGTATTTCATGAAAATACGGAGTTATGTACAATCTTTCGCAGAAGTGAGAACAACCAATAATTGGGATGATCCTGAAGCTCGTTTCAGAGTTAGAAGAGCTAGGTTTGATGTAGAAGGAAAGTCTGCAAAAGAAAAGTTCAGTTACCGCTTAAGAGTAGATTTTGCAATACCGAATAATACAGACGGAGACGACCTTTATTCAGGGACACTCCTTGATGCTTTTATTACATATCGACCAACGAAAAATTGGAAATTTACCTTTGGTCAGAGGTCTACAATGACAGATAATAGAGAAATGCGTATTCCATCTGATCAGCTCCAATTGGTAGAGCGTTCTCGTGTGACTTCGGCATTCGCAGCAGTAAGAGACTTTGGTTTATTTATCGAGGGGAAAGAACGATTGGGTAGTTGGTATGTTAAACCCGGTGTAGCTATTACCGCAGGAGATGGGCAAAATGCTTTTAAAAACAGAGGAGGTTTAAAGTATGGAGGTCGAATTGATTTCCTGCCTTTTGGTCTTTTTAGAAATATGGGAGAGTTTTCTGAAGTGGATTTTGCGAGGCAGCTTACCCCTAAATTGATCTTTGGAGCAGCATATAGTTATAATGTTGGAATAAGCAGTCGTAGAGGTAGAGGAAGTGGCGATATTATTTACTTAGGAAGTGATGGTGTCACTGAAGAACTACCGGATTATGGTAAACTCTGCACTGACTTTATGTTTAAATACCAAGGTTGGACAGTATTGGGTGAGTTTACATGGGCTTATGCGAATGTAAACTCACCAGATATATTTTATAGAGTAAGAAATGATGGTTCAACAGCCAATCTGCGCTCAGATGATGGGTTAAATAATGCATCAATTATTGATTATGTAGCAGGAAGAATGATGGTCGGTCGTGGTTATAATATTCAAGGAGGGTACCTCTTTAAGTCTGGATATTCCATCGATGGTAGATTTACTTATCTAGATCCTGATAACAACTCTTTCTTAAATAATGAGCAGTTCTACAATAGAGATAAATATTACACACTAGGTTTTGCAAAGTACCTGATGAGTGATGCAGCAAAAGTACAATTAAGTTTTACATATGTAGATGCATTGCCAGGTTCTAAAGGTAGTGATGGAGAGGTGATCAATGCCGATGCAGAATTGTTAGGACGGTTGATGTTCCAAGTTTCATTTTAA
- a CDS encoding M14 family zinc carboxypeptidase, producing MIKKLILLLSSLLIVYNVSAQTRALEEKFFPEPDIEIPTPAFQKSELLGFTKYKEMVKYVTLLTEGNDFVKLDEIGESQKGRDIIRLRINKPSNNKKIRVWLQGGLHGNEPASSEGVMFILYSLLKNPDYAYLLDRLDIMVLPMANADGFNNQNRFSANGLDLNRDFIKMEAPETNAIRKAFSEFSPQVAIDFHEYNPYRTHFTYFGERGITTYYDAFFLYSNNLNVNPIIRETTKSLLVNNAKQELIENGRHVSDYSSTKIKHGHIHFNQGGSSPRSTSTNYALSNCLAVLMEIRGVNLKRISFKRRVQTTFLAGMSYLKTAYEHGDSIRSVIERANISTANLNEPVVIKQKKPIVESEYTCIDLATEEKEVIKVAMTDGLMMEIEESRTRPFAYILLPEEEKAVEKLKKLGCTVDQLSTNKTIKVEAYQVLKNNESVIKWEKIYLRSLKTKVEETTKDFPKGSFIVYMTQEHANILPSALEPENDNSFFTFRVIDGAFTKGDELPVYRYMMKQKI from the coding sequence ATGATCAAGAAATTAATATTACTACTTAGCTCTCTGTTAATTGTTTACAATGTAAGTGCACAAACAAGAGCATTAGAGGAAAAGTTTTTTCCTGAACCTGATATCGAAATACCAACTCCTGCTTTTCAAAAGTCAGAGTTGTTGGGTTTTACAAAGTACAAAGAAATGGTAAAGTATGTTACTTTACTGACTGAGGGTAACGACTTTGTAAAATTGGACGAAATAGGAGAAAGCCAAAAGGGACGGGATATTATTCGATTAAGAATTAATAAACCATCAAATAATAAAAAAATTAGGGTATGGCTACAAGGGGGGCTTCATGGAAATGAGCCTGCTAGCTCTGAAGGGGTTATGTTTATTCTTTATTCGTTATTGAAAAACCCCGACTATGCATACTTATTAGATCGATTGGATATTATGGTACTTCCTATGGCAAATGCGGATGGCTTTAATAACCAAAATAGGTTTTCAGCTAATGGTCTAGATCTAAATAGAGATTTTATTAAAATGGAAGCTCCAGAAACAAATGCGATTAGAAAAGCCTTTTCAGAGTTTTCCCCTCAAGTTGCTATCGATTTTCATGAATATAATCCATATCGTACTCATTTTACCTATTTCGGAGAAAGAGGAATTACTACCTATTATGATGCATTTTTCTTGTATTCTAACAACCTGAATGTTAATCCTATTATTAGAGAAACTACTAAAAGTTTATTAGTAAATAATGCCAAGCAAGAGTTGATAGAAAATGGTAGGCATGTTTCGGATTATTCGAGCACAAAAATTAAACATGGACATATTCATTTTAATCAAGGAGGTTCAAGTCCAAGATCAACATCAACAAACTACGCTCTGAGTAACTGTTTAGCTGTTTTGATGGAAATAAGAGGAGTTAACCTAAAAAGAATATCATTTAAACGAAGAGTACAAACCACTTTTTTAGCGGGTATGTCTTATTTAAAAACAGCCTATGAGCATGGTGATTCAATACGTTCAGTTATTGAAAGAGCGAATATCAGTACAGCTAATTTAAACGAACCTGTTGTGATCAAACAAAAAAAGCCAATTGTAGAATCAGAATATACTTGTATCGATTTAGCAACAGAAGAAAAGGAAGTGATAAAAGTAGCGATGACAGATGGTCTAATGATGGAAATAGAAGAATCTAGAACTAGACCTTTTGCATATATTTTACTTCCTGAAGAAGAAAAAGCAGTAGAGAAGTTGAAAAAATTAGGATGCACTGTAGATCAGTTATCGACTAATAAAACCATAAAAGTAGAGGCGTATCAAGTCCTTAAAAATAATGAATCGGTCATTAAATGGGAAAAGATATATTTAAGGTCGTTAAAGACAAAAGTAGAAGAAACTACGAAAGACTTCCCTAAAGGATCATTTATAGTTTATATGACGCAAGAACATGCAAATATTTTACCTTCTGCTTTGGAACCCGAAAATGACAATTCCTTTTTCACTTTTAGAGTAATTGATGGAGCCTTTACCAAAGGTGATGAATTACCTGTTTATAGATATATGATGAAGCAAAAAATATAG